Within bacterium, the genomic segment CATCCTGATCACCACGCCCGAATCGCTCTACTTGCTGGTCAGCTCCGAAAAAAGCCGCAAGATGCTCGCCAAAGCCCGCACCGTCATCGTCGACGAGATCCACGCCGTGGCCCGCGACAAACGGGGCGCCCACTTGGCGATTTCGCTGGAGCGGCTCGACCGCTTGACCGGCCGGCGGACGCCGCGGGTGGGGCTCTCGGCGACCCAACGCCCGATCGAGGAAATCGCCCGATTCTTGGTGGGGACTCGCCGGATCGATGCCGGCGGCCGGCCCGACTGCGCCATTCTCGACGCCGGCCACCGCCGGGCCTTGGACATCGCGGTCGAGATTCCAAAGCAGGAGCTGGCCGCGGTGGCCTCGAAAGAGGCTTGGCAGGATATCTACGACCGCATCGCCGAGCTCGTCCGAGAGCACCGCAGCACCTTGATCTTCGTCAACACCCGCCGAATGTCG encodes:
- a CDS encoding DEAD/DEAH box helicase — protein: MHPALQSFHPLVSEWFVARFGAPTEPQARGWPSIAAERDTLIAAPTGSGKTLAAFLACIDRLVWQGAEGTLKDETSVVYVSPLKALSNDIRKNLDEPLAELKALAAERGIDLPEIRTAVRTGDTGMAERAAMLKKPPHILITTPESLYLLVSSEKSRKMLAKARTVIVDEIHAVARDKRGAHLAISLERLDRLTGRRTPRVGLSATQRPIEEIARFLVGTRRIDAGGRPDCAILDAGHRRALDIAVEIPKQELAAVASKEAWQDIYDRIAELVREHRSTLIFVNTRRMS